The genomic segment CGCCGGATGAGATCAAAGTGCTCTCGCACCCAGCCTATGCGTTCCAGTAGCGGAAGCCTTGGCCCGGTTGTACAATCGTGAATGAGCAGAGGATGCCAGGACAGCGCCGCGGGCCGGCACTAACCCATATGGCACCCGAGCACGCGGAGGGAAGGCTGAGAACATGATTGAGACGGTCGTCGAAAGCATTCGAGTAAGCCTTGTCACCCAACATCGTGTCGTGCTCTTGCGCGAGGTCGGCGGTGACCGCCATCTTCCGATCTGGATTGGCCCCTTTGAGGCTGAAGCGATCGCAATGGCCATTCAAGGTGTCACGTCTGCTCGCCCGCTGCCGTATGACCTCCTGCGCACGGTCATTGCTGAGATGGGCGGCGAGATCACCGAAGTTGCTGTCACTGACCTTGCGCAAGATGTCTTCTACGCGCGCATCGTCATTGCCCTCAATGGTCGACGCATTGAGATCGACAGCCGGCCGAGCGATGCCATTGCGCTTGCCGTGCGCGCAAAGGTGCCGATCTACGTCGACGAGAGCGTGATGGAGCGGGCTGGCGTCCAGCTTGAAGCTGATGAAGAAGCTGAGGCAGAGCCAGAACCGCCCGAGGCCGAGCGGATCGAAGAAGGAAGCTCGTTTGACGCCGACCTTTCGGTCTTCCGTGAATTCATTAACTCGCTCGACCTTGACGATCTCGATAAGAAGTAGCGGTTGGAGTGACTCGTTGCCTATTGTGGATGGATCAGGATGAGCCCAGAGTTTGAGGACGTCCGCGCACTCGTACTCAGCATGGTGGACCACTGCTCTCACTGTGGTCAGCCGTTTGCGGCGGAGCACCTGACGCTGATCGGTCGCACGCCGTTCATGTGGGCGTTTCGGCTGTCGTGTCCAAACTGTGGGGCACAAAGCCTCGTTGCGGCAATGGTCGGTGAGCAGGATGCAGCTGCCGAACTGAACCGCCGCCGGCGGGCACTCTATCGCCCTGAACATCATGCTGAGCCGGTGACGGAGGACGATGTTCGGGCGATTCGTGAATTCCTCGAGCACTTCGATGGTGACTTCCAGCGGCTGTTTGGCTACCGCTGATCCTGCTCTCCGCTGTTCTTCACGCGCAGTACCCTAGCGTTACCGATGGAACAGAGAGAAGGAGTGCCGCCCGTGGAGGAACGCCTGAAGGAAGAGGCGGTACAGTATCTTGATGCGCTCTATCGCACTGCAGTCCGACTGACACACAATGCCGCCGACGCCGAAGATCTGGTGCAGGAAACCTATGTCCGTGCTCTTGGCGCGCTTGATCAATTCGAGCCAGGAACAAACTTGCGCGCGTGGTTGTTTCGCATCTTGATGAATACCTTTATCAATCACTACCGACGCCGACAACGCCAACCGGTAGCGACGTCCTTGGATACGATGAGTGATTTCACGCTGCATCAGCAACGCGCCGATTTCCAGCAGCGCTTGCCGGAAGAACAGCCCGAGCAAGCCGTGCTCGATCAGCTTGCGGTCGAAGAGGTGCTGCATGCTATTGATGCACTCCCGCTTGAATTCCGGCAAGTCGTCTGGCTTGCTGATGTTGAAGGGTTTCGCTATCGCGAGATCGCGGATATTCTCAAGATCCCAATCGGAACCGTGATGTCACGTCTCCATCGTGCCCGCCGGCGTCTTCAAGACGTGCTGGCGCCCGCCGCTGCGCAGCCGTGTGGGTGCTGCGGGGAGTAGGGAGATGGTGAGCTGTCGCGATCGTGCGCAATGGCTCTACCCGTATCTTGACGGGGAACTTGAACCGCCGATGCAGGCCGAAGTCGAGGCACACCTTGCGCAATGTCCTGCGTGCCGCGACGAGGTTCGCCAGACGGCTGCCGTGCTCGCTCGCGTTGGCACCTGTGGCCGATGTGTGTGTGCTCCTGATGCGCTGGTTGAACGGGTGCGGCGACTGCTTCACGTTGAACCACGGTGAGTGGCGCGTCGAGCCCGCTCACGCGCGATTAAATCCTCGGGAATGCGAATAAGCTCGTGCTCCATTGACGGGCAACGCAGGTTGTGCAAATCGATCTTCTTGTTCAGCAAGCGGGCAAGCTCGCTGAACCGCCGCTCGAGCCGGCGAAGAATAGCTGCATGGCCCGGATCATTCGGGTCAAGCCGTGCTGCTGCTTCCCAATACTCGTCGTAGGCTTCCCAAACGATCCGCTTTTCTTCCCAGATTTCCTTACGCAGCTGAAGCCAGTCCGGCAACACGCCGTTCTTACGCAAGAGCCGATGGGCCGCCCAGAACTCATTCTGCGGCTCATCATCGCGTGGCAGCGGTTTACCTTCTCCAGGCAGGTTGCGAAATGCACCCTCTTCTTGCGCTTGCTTGATCCGGTCTTCGACGAGCTTTTCGTACCACCACATGCTGGCGATCCATTCTCTCGCCAAAGTATAGCCTCCCTCGCAACCTTCTCCGGCCAACCATGTCGTCACGCTGGTGAACCGAGCCTCGGTGTTATACTCGGCATGAGGAAGATGTGCTGGCAGAGCATGCGGGAGAGATACTGTGGAATCGCAGACGAGCAAGTCCCAGGCGATCGATCTCGCCCCCTTGCGAGCCGTCCTTGAAGAGAAATTTCGCCCTCGCGATAGCCAGGAAGCCCAAGAACTCATCGTCATGGCTTGTCAGGAAGCGCAAGCGCTCTACGGGTGGGTACCGCCGGAGGCTGCCCAGTGCATTGCCGATCACCTCGGCACGACGATCAATCGCGTCTATGGCCTCTTGACGTTTTACGCTGACTTCCGCACAACGCCTCCCGGCGAGCATTTCCTCTGGCTCTGTGGCGGCGCTGCGTGCTATGTCATGGGCGCACCGAAGCTGATCGAGCTCTTACGGGAACAGTATCAACTGACCGATCATGGTGTCAGCCCCGATGGGAAGCTGACCCTCCATATTTTTAACGGTTGTTTGGGTGTGTGTGACCTCGCGCCGGTTATCCAGGTTGATCACCATCACTATTGGGGCCATCTGACCCCGGAGAAATTACGTGACGCGCTGGAGGCTCTACGGGCTGATGGCGTGGCTGAGGAGCAGACACATGGAGCGACTGAGTAGCCGTCAGGCGTTTGACGAGTACGTTGCGCGCGAGCAGGCTCGCTGGGAGTCTCTCTGGAATGGCGACCAGTGGGTCGTTTCTGTTGGAATCAGCGAATGTAGCATTGCCAAGGGTGCTGAGGAAACCTATCGCCATCTCTCGCTCATCCTTGCTCAAGAGGGCATTCCCCATGTCCTCCGCCGTGTCGGCTGTGCTGGGTGGTGCTTCGCTGAGCCGTATGTTGAAGTGCGGGTGCCTGGCGCTCCACCGATTGTCTATGCGCAGATTACGACCGAGCGTGTTCCCGAGCTTGTCCACGCGCTGCGCCAGGGGAATCTGAAGCCGGAGTGGGCGTTGGGGGTCCGCGGGGAGCAAGGCTTCGACGGCATCCCACCGCTTCACGCGCATCCGTTTTTAGCCAAGCAGCGTCGGCTACTCTTCGCTGATGCTGGGGTCATTGACCCTGAATCCATCAGTGACTACATCGCCCGCGGTGGCTATCAAGCCTTGCGCAAGGCGCTTTTTGAAATGACGCCGGAAGAGGTTGTGGCCGAAGTCAAGGCTGCGAACCTGCGTGGTCGCGGCGGCGCGGGCTTCCCCGCTGGTATCAAGTGGGAGAGCGGCCGCCGAACTCAGGCCTGGCCCAAGTACGTCGTGGTCAATAGCCACGAGGGCGAGTTCAACGTGTACAAGGACCGGCGCTTGCTCGAATCGAACCCGCATCTTGTGCTTGAAGGCTTGATCATCGGCTGCTATGCGCTCGAAACCCCGTATGGCTACAACTACATCGGCGGCGAACACGCACTTGCCCTCAAGCGCTTTCAGCATGCTGTTGAAGAAGCCTATGCGCTTGGCCTACTTGGCGACAACATTCTTGGCACAGGCTTTAGCTGCCATGTCCGGGTTCGAACCGGTGGTGGTGCGTACATTTGTGGCGAAGGTTCAGCCTTGATGTATGCCATCATGGGCTACCGTGGACAGCCACGCACAAAGCCACCGCGCTCTGTTGAGGAAGGTCTCTGGAAGCGCCCGACGGTGCTCAACAACACCGAAACCTTTGCCAATGTGCCTGGCATCATTCGGAACGGTGGCAAGTGGTATGCCAGCATCGGGCCTGAGAACAGCCCGGGCACGAAACTCGTAACGATGCAAGGCCCTCTTGTCCGCCTTGGGGTTGCCGAAATTGAAATGGGCCTCTCGCTTCGTGAGCTGATTTTTGACGTCTATGGTGGGATGCGCGAAGGCTATCGCTTTAAGGGCATTCAGATGGGCGGGGTTTCGTCTGGCCCGTTGCGCGAAGACGAGTTAGATGTCGGCGTCGATTTCGACTCGCTTGACAAAGCGGGGGTGATGCTCGGCTCTGGAGGCTTCGTCGTCTTCGACGACCGGATCTGTGCGGTCGACTTCGCACGCTTCCTGGTCGCGTTCAGTCGCTATGAGTCGTGTGCAAAGTGCAATCCGTGCCGGCTGGGCAACCCCGCGCTGCTCGAAATCCTTGACCGCATTCGCTACGGCGAGGGTCGGCCGGAGGATATCGACCTCATCAAGGAGACCAGCAAGCACATCATCGAGCTGTCACTCTGTGGCCTTGGGCAAGTTGCACCAATGCCAGCGCTCGGCATGCTTCGGGCGTTCCCCGAAGAGTTTGAGGCCCATATCCGCGAAAAGCGGTGCCCAGCCGGTGTCTGTCCGATTGGCGAGCCGGCGGAGCTTGCTGCAGCCAGCGCTGACTAGCCACACCGCAGCGCTGGCTGCTCTTGCCGCAGGCCGCGTCGCCTACCGGCTTAAGTCGACTTCAAGCCCGCGTCCACGCTCTTGGGCTGCGCGCACGGCATGTGCAGCAACAATGACATCCTGCACAGCATTGCCAACGGACTTAAAGAGCGTCACCTGGTCAGCTGATTGGCGCCCAGGCGCTTGCTGCGCAGCGACGTGGCCAAGTTCGACGCGAATGTGCTCGGGGGTGATGGCACCAGCGTGCAGCGCCTTGAGGAGATCTCCGGCCTCAGCGAGTGCTGCTTCGACGTGATCGACCACAACGTAGGCTCGCTGTACTGTTGCGATGGGAATTTCCTGCATTTCTGGAGTGAACGCCCCGATTGCGTTGATATGCACACCGGGCTTCAGATCAGCGTCGTCGAAGACCGGCTCCCGTGATGTTGTCGCTGTGCAGATGACATCAGCCTCGCGGACAGCGGCCGGGAGATCCGTTACTGCAATCACTTCGGCCTGAATCTCTGGAGCAAGCCGATGGAAACGCTCAGCGAAGCTTGCTGCGGCTGCAGGTTGTCGGTCATAGACGTAAATGCGCTCGATCGGCCGGACTGAACAGACTGCCCACGCTTGTGTCGGTCCTTGGGCACCAGCGCCGATACAGAGGAGGATGCGACTGTCTGGCCGGGCGAGCAGGTCGGTCGCAGCACCAGAGGCCGCACCGGTGCGCAACGCAGTGAGGTAGGTGCCATCGAGCAAAGCCGATGGTGCGCCCGTCGTTGGGTCAACGGCAAGGACGGCGGCGTGAATCGTTGGCA from the Thermorudis peleae genome contains:
- a CDS encoding bifunctional nuclease family protein, whose amino-acid sequence is MIETVVESIRVSLVTQHRVVLLREVGGDRHLPIWIGPFEAEAIAMAIQGVTSARPLPYDLLRTVIAEMGGEITEVAVTDLAQDVFYARIVIALNGRRIEIDSRPSDAIALAVRAKVPIYVDESVMERAGVQLEADEEAEAEPEPPEAERIEEGSSFDADLSVFREFINSLDLDDLDKK
- a CDS encoding sigma-70 family RNA polymerase sigma factor codes for the protein MEERLKEEAVQYLDALYRTAVRLTHNAADAEDLVQETYVRALGALDQFEPGTNLRAWLFRILMNTFINHYRRRQRQPVATSLDTMSDFTLHQQRADFQQRLPEEQPEQAVLDQLAVEEVLHAIDALPLEFRQVVWLADVEGFRYREIADILKIPIGTVMSRLHRARRRLQDVLAPAAAQPCGCCGE
- a CDS encoding anti-sigma factor family protein, which encodes MVSCRDRAQWLYPYLDGELEPPMQAEVEAHLAQCPACRDEVRQTAAVLARVGTCGRCVCAPDALVERVRRLLHVEPR
- a CDS encoding DUF1992 domain-containing protein gives rise to the protein MWWYEKLVEDRIKQAQEEGAFRNLPGEGKPLPRDDEPQNEFWAAHRLLRKNGVLPDWLQLRKEIWEEKRIVWEAYDEYWEAAARLDPNDPGHAAILRRLERRFSELARLLNKKIDLHNLRCPSMEHELIRIPEDLIARERARRATHRGST
- a CDS encoding NAD(P)H-dependent oxidoreductase subunit E, yielding MESQTSKSQAIDLAPLRAVLEEKFRPRDSQEAQELIVMACQEAQALYGWVPPEAAQCIADHLGTTINRVYGLLTFYADFRTTPPGEHFLWLCGGAACYVMGAPKLIELLREQYQLTDHGVSPDGKLTLHIFNGCLGVCDLAPVIQVDHHHYWGHLTPEKLRDALEALRADGVAEEQTHGATE
- a CDS encoding complex I 51 kDa subunit family protein; amino-acid sequence: MERLSSRQAFDEYVAREQARWESLWNGDQWVVSVGISECSIAKGAEETYRHLSLILAQEGIPHVLRRVGCAGWCFAEPYVEVRVPGAPPIVYAQITTERVPELVHALRQGNLKPEWALGVRGEQGFDGIPPLHAHPFLAKQRRLLFADAGVIDPESISDYIARGGYQALRKALFEMTPEEVVAEVKAANLRGRGGAGFPAGIKWESGRRTQAWPKYVVVNSHEGEFNVYKDRRLLESNPHLVLEGLIIGCYALETPYGYNYIGGEHALALKRFQHAVEEAYALGLLGDNILGTGFSCHVRVRTGGGAYICGEGSALMYAIMGYRGQPRTKPPRSVEEGLWKRPTVLNNTETFANVPGIIRNGGKWYASIGPENSPGTKLVTMQGPLVRLGVAEIEMGLSLRELIFDVYGGMREGYRFKGIQMGGVSSGPLREDELDVGVDFDSLDKAGVMLGSGGFVVFDDRICAVDFARFLVAFSRYESCAKCNPCRLGNPALLEILDRIRYGEGRPEDIDLIKETSKHIIELSLCGLGQVAPMPALGMLRAFPEEFEAHIREKRCPAGVCPIGEPAELAAASAD
- a CDS encoding ornithine cyclodeaminase family protein, coding for MLIITRQDLAELVPMRVAIALMKQVFIELSAGCVTVPLRVPIEVPEAEGTTLIMPAYVPAVSGLGLKVVSVFPRNREQGLPTIHAAVLAVDPTTGAPSALLDGTYLTALRTGAASGAATDLLARPDSRILLCIGAGAQGPTQAWAVCSVRPIERIYVYDRQPAAAASFAERFHRLAPEIQAEVIAVTDLPAAVREADVICTATTSREPVFDDADLKPGVHINAIGAFTPEMQEIPIATVQRAYVVVDHVEAALAEAGDLLKALHAGAITPEHIRVELGHVAAQQAPGRQSADQVTLFKSVGNAVQDVIVAAHAVRAAQERGRGLEVDLSR